The following are encoded together in the Gadus chalcogrammus isolate NIFS_2021 chromosome 2, NIFS_Gcha_1.0, whole genome shotgun sequence genome:
- the LOC130374994 gene encoding immunoglobulin superfamily member 6-like — MSLMLWISLILTYYPVAVSVHGLPTDISQKGCLSLLPPSGVIWTETGKSASIRCNIDLQCKEGTPDVLWIVFDAKRSHHELRMSPGLNYTLQAENLTIHSLSPDDSGYYLCAVRSKLTPLHVVMGTVTTLVVRGKVMHKVWHSLLWLLFTLLAIYTLTLIILIFRKKAGPHRNSSIGNCESPKKSSSTTRVQFRSVVEELYNRRNLHGKGSDDGSGEEPPGKASNDDIYQNV, encoded by the exons ATGAGCTTGATGTTGTGGATTTCCCTCATTCTCACCTACTACCCTGTAGCAG TAAGTGTCCATGGACTCCCCACAGACATCTCTCAGAAAGGTTGCTTATCCTTGTTGCCCCCGAGTGGGGTGATCTGGACAGAGACAGGGAAATCCGCCTCCATCCGCTGCAACATCGACTTACAATGTAAAGAGGGGACCCCCGATGTCCTGTGGATTGTGTTTGACGCGAAGAGAAGCCATCACGAGCTGAGAATGTCTCCAGGGTTAAACTATACCCTCCAAGCGGAGAACCTAACCATTCACTCGCTCAGCCCAGATGACAGTGGCTACTACCTCTGTGCAGTACGGAGCAAGTTGACCCCCTTACATGTGGTGATGGGTACAGTCACTACTCTCGTCGTGAGAG GGAAGGTCATGCACAAAGTCTGGCATAGCCTGCTGTGGCTGCTCTTCACCCTGTTGGCCATTTACACCCTTACATTAATAATCCTGATTTTCCGCAAGAAG GCAGGTCCTCACCGGAATTCTTCTATAGGAAACTGTGAGTCGCCTAAAAAG AGTTCCTCAACAACAAGAGTGCAGTTCCGGAGTGTGGTGGAAGAGTTGTACAACAGGAGGAACTTGCACGGCAAAGGTTCAGATGACGGTAGCGGAGAAGAGCCGCCAGGCAAG GCATCCAATGATGACATCTATCAAAATGTCTAA